Proteins from one Leptidea sinapis chromosome 44, ilLepSina1.1, whole genome shotgun sequence genomic window:
- the LOC126977307 gene encoding trypsin CFT-1-like → MRVCVVLLACLAMAMGSALQPRHQRIVGGTVTSIDRYPFAVAMLYQRWGSFSQACGASILNNRSVLSAAHCFFGDGVSAWRLRVGSTNANSGGTVHIISAIIMHPSYNDNILDNDVAIARSSTAFGFNNNVRPVSIAGANYALPDNTAVWAIGWGMVTGNGPSSEQLRQVQVWTINWTVCRNRYNELGWLVTNTMLCTGVLDVGGRDQCGGDSGGPLLHNNVVVGICSWGHPNCGHPRYPGVNALVSRFTSWIQSNA, encoded by the exons CTTTACAGCCGAGGCATCAAAGAATCGTCGGTGGCACCGTGACCAGCATTGACCGCTATCCATTCGCCGTGGCTATGCTTTACCAGAGATGGGGTTCTTTCTCCCAAGCCTGCGgagcctctattttgaacaacaGATCAGTTCTATCAGCTGCTCATTGCTTTTT TGGGGATGGTGTAAGTGCATGGCGATTACGTGTCGGTTCAACAAATGCGAACAGCGGTGGTACTGTACACATCATCTCTGCTATCATCATGCACCCCTCGTACAATGACAATATACTGGACAACGACGTAGCTATTGCCAGATCATCGACTGCGTTTGGCTTCAACAACAATGTTCGTCCTGTTTCTATCGCTGGTGCCAACTATGCCTTACCTGACAACACAGCAGTCTGGGCTATCGGATGGGGAATGGTTACC GGTAATGGTCCTAGTTCCGAGCAACTTCGGCAAGTACAAGTATGGACCATCAACTGGACTGTATGCAGAAACCGTTACAATGAACTTGGCTGGCTCGTGACCAACACTATGTTGTGTACCGGTGTTCTGGACGTGGGAGGTCGTGATCAATGCGGAGGAGACTCTGGTGGTCCTCTGCTGCACAACAACGTCGTCGTTGGAATTTGTTCCTGGGGTCATCCAAACTGTGGCCACCCTCGTTACCCTGGTGTTAACGCACTTGTCTCCAGATTCACGAGCTGGATTCAATCGAATGCATGA
- the LOC126977305 gene encoding trypsin CFT-1-like, whose amino-acid sequence MRSVCILVAICFASVAAVPAADISGRLAGGSLATVNQYPFIASMLYSRNGVSYVQSCAGSIITNRAILSSASCYFGDANNNWRIKVGSSYANSGGIIHYINSIFINAAYNSFTRDGDMAIVRSNSVFTYTAAVNFVRIASPTYNLPDQSAVWALGWGRTSPSGAASEQLRYTQIWTVNTNVCRNIYRGVGFTVTDNMICTGWLNNGGRGQCDGDNGGPLIHNTAAAGLALVGVFSWGQCGSPVYPDINTRVSRYAQWIANNA is encoded by the exons ATGCGTTCTGTGTGTATTCTTGTAGCAATATGTTTTGCCAGCGTAGCAG ctgTTCCAGCTGCAGATATAAGTGGAAGGCTTGCAGGGGGTTCACTCGCAACTGTGAATCAGTACCCATTTATAGCTTCTATGTTATATTCTAGAAACGGAGTCTCATACGTACAGTCATGTGCTGGTTCCATTATTACCAATAGAGCTATATTATCATCTGCGTCATGCTACTT cgGTGATGCCAACAATAATTGGAGAATTAAAGTTGGTTCTTCTTATGCAAACAGCGGTGGAATTATACACTATATAAACTCGATATTTATCAATGCTGCTTACAACAGTTTCACTCGAGACGGTGATATGGCAATTGTAAGATCAAACAGCGTATTCACGTATACAGCTGCTGTCAACTTTGTAAGGATTGCGAGTCCCACATATAACTTGCCCGACCAATCAGCTGTTTGGGCTTTAGGATGGGGACGTACCTCT CCTTCCGGTGCCGCTTCAGAGCAGCTAAGATACACTCAAATATGGACCGTCAATACAAACGTATGTAGAAATATATACAGGGGAGTTGGCTTTACAGTAACTGACAATATGATTTGTACTGGATGGTTGAATAATGGAGGTCGCGGACAATGTGATGGAGATAATGGTGGTCCTCTCATCCACAACACAGCTGCCGCCGGACTTGCATTAGTTGGAGTGTTCTCCTGGGGACAATGCGGGAGTCCTGTATATCCCGATATCAACACCAGGGTGTCCAGATACGCCCAATGGATCGCTAATAACGCTTAG